A genomic window from Bradyrhizobium lupini includes:
- a CDS encoding MaoC family dehydratase, with the protein MRIFGDFDEIRSAVGTEIGASDWIEVTQDRINKFAEATCDEQWIHVDQERARKEMPGGTTIAHGMLSLALAPMFIRSVMGLKGLRNTLNYGADRIRYLSPVPAGSKLRGRVSVAETEDVPPDGLRVNYHLVIEIEGGKRPACIAELIALHYR; encoded by the coding sequence ATGCGAATATTTGGCGATTTCGACGAGATCAGATCCGCAGTCGGCACCGAGATCGGCGCCAGCGACTGGATCGAGGTGACGCAGGACCGGATCAACAAGTTTGCGGAAGCGACCTGCGATGAACAGTGGATCCATGTCGATCAGGAGCGCGCGAGGAAAGAGATGCCCGGCGGCACCACTATCGCCCATGGCATGCTGTCCCTGGCGCTGGCACCGATGTTCATCCGCTCTGTGATGGGGTTGAAAGGCCTCCGCAACACCCTGAACTACGGCGCGGATAGGATCAGGTATCTTTCGCCGGTCCCGGCGGGATCAAAGCTGCGCGGCCGCGTCAGCGTTGCTGAGACGGAGGATGTCCCTCCCGACGGGCTGCGCGTGAACTATCATCTGGTCATCGAGATAGAAGGGGGCAAACGACCGGCTTGCATCGCCGAGCTGATCGCCCTGCACTATCGCTGA
- the fabI gene encoding enoyl-ACP reductase FabI, which yields MGIANDQSIAWGCAKAFRALGADLAVTYLNDRAKKHVEPLAQALEASIFMPLDVMTEGQTEEVFARVDRDWGQLDFLLHSIAFSPKEALHGRVVDVGRDGFLKTMEVSCWSFMRMAHLAEPLMKNGGTMFTMTYYGSQMVVENYNVMGVAKAALEASVRYIAAELGPKGIRVHAISPGPLATRAASGIPEFDELMDKAQSKAPSRSLVSIDDVGNATAFLALDGAKLITGSVLYIDGGYHIID from the coding sequence GTGGGCATCGCCAACGACCAGTCGATCGCATGGGGATGCGCAAAGGCCTTTCGTGCCCTTGGTGCCGATCTCGCCGTCACCTACCTGAACGACCGCGCGAAGAAGCACGTCGAGCCTCTCGCGCAGGCACTTGAGGCGTCTATTTTCATGCCACTCGATGTCATGACGGAGGGGCAGACCGAAGAAGTGTTTGCCCGGGTCGACAGGGACTGGGGCCAGCTCGATTTCCTGCTGCATTCGATCGCCTTCTCACCGAAGGAAGCCTTGCACGGACGTGTGGTGGACGTCGGCCGCGACGGGTTCCTGAAGACGATGGAGGTCTCCTGCTGGTCCTTCATGCGCATGGCTCATCTGGCCGAGCCGCTGATGAAGAACGGCGGCACCATGTTTACCATGACCTATTATGGAAGCCAGATGGTCGTGGAGAACTACAATGTGATGGGTGTCGCCAAGGCTGCGCTCGAGGCCTCGGTGCGCTATATCGCCGCCGAGCTGGGCCCGAAGGGTATCCGCGTGCACGCGATTTCGCCCGGACCGCTGGCCACGCGCGCGGCATCTGGCATTCCCGAGTTCGACGAACTGATGGACAAGGCGCAATCCAAGGCCCCGTCGCGCAGCCTCGTCAGCATTGATGATGTCGGCAACGCCACGGCATTTCTCGCACTCGACGGCGCCAAGCTCATTACGGGAAGCGTTCTCTATATTGATGGTGGTTATCACATCATCGATTGA
- a CDS encoding 3-oxoacid CoA-transferase subunit B yields MDPQIIIARRVAKELRSGDLVNLGIGIPTLVANYVPTDLKVFFQSENGLIGTGPIPEQGLAHPTLTDAGGRPISALPGASTFDSAMSFGLIRGGHVDVTVLGGLQVDAHGHLANWMIPGKMVPGMGGAMDLVSGAKRVIVAMQHAAKGKSKIVAKCTLPLTSARPVHLVVTDMAVIGFPDGKATLLETAPGVTIGEVMAVTEADLVVPEHVPEMNI; encoded by the coding sequence ATGGATCCGCAGATCATCATCGCCCGGCGTGTCGCCAAGGAGCTTCGGAGCGGCGACCTCGTCAATCTCGGCATCGGTATCCCGACGCTGGTCGCGAACTACGTTCCAACGGACCTGAAGGTATTCTTCCAGTCGGAAAACGGCCTGATCGGAACGGGGCCTATCCCCGAGCAAGGCCTGGCGCATCCGACGCTAACGGACGCAGGGGGGCGCCCGATTAGCGCGCTGCCCGGGGCCTCGACCTTTGACAGCGCGATGTCGTTCGGACTGATCCGCGGCGGTCATGTCGACGTCACGGTACTTGGGGGCCTTCAAGTTGATGCCCATGGCCATCTCGCCAACTGGATGATCCCGGGCAAGATGGTGCCCGGCATGGGCGGCGCGATGGACCTGGTGAGCGGCGCCAAGCGAGTCATCGTCGCCATGCAGCATGCGGCGAAAGGCAAGTCGAAGATCGTCGCGAAATGCACGTTGCCACTCACCTCGGCACGGCCCGTCCATCTCGTCGTCACCGACATGGCGGTGATCGGCTTTCCCGACGGTAAGGCGACGTTGCTGGAGACTGCGCCGGGCGTCACGATCGGTGAGGTCATGGCGGTGACTGAGGCTGACCTCGTCGTTCCCGAACACGTGCCGGAAATGAATATCTGA
- a CDS encoding GNAT family N-acetyltransferase gives MWDIAKYSVTEHLRDGSTAELRALRPADETAVLDALDQSSTQSLQRRFFGIKRHFSDKERAFFMNVDFKNHVALVCEVESPERTMIVGGGRYVVFEPGRAELAFVVIDAWQGRGIGSILMRHLGEIASNAGLRELTAEVLPENRSMLAVLGKFGFKPAKNRDPQTMRLALCLGKEGP, from the coding sequence ATGTGGGACATCGCTAAATACAGCGTGACGGAACACTTGCGGGACGGCAGCACGGCCGAACTCCGAGCGCTGCGGCCGGCCGACGAGACGGCTGTCCTCGACGCGCTGGATCAGTCCAGCACGCAGTCGTTGCAGCGCCGTTTTTTCGGCATCAAGCGTCATTTCTCCGACAAGGAGCGCGCGTTCTTCATGAATGTCGACTTCAAGAATCACGTCGCGCTGGTGTGCGAGGTCGAGAGCCCCGAGCGGACAATGATTGTCGGAGGCGGCCGCTACGTCGTGTTTGAGCCCGGACGAGCCGAGTTGGCCTTCGTCGTCATAGACGCTTGGCAGGGCCGAGGCATCGGTTCCATCTTGATGCGCCACCTTGGCGAGATCGCCTCCAATGCCGGATTGCGTGAACTCACCGCGGAGGTCCTGCCCGAGAACAGGTCGATGCTGGCGGTGCTCGGCAAGTTTGGCTTTAAGCCGGCTAAGAACCGCGACCCACAGACGATGCGTTTGGCGCTATGCCTGGGCAAAGAGGGGCCGTGA
- a CDS encoding phosphate acetyltransferase — MSADTSQAQSPSKYDRLIAAAQAVPPAPTIVVHPCDESSLRGAVDSAQAGIIRPLLVGPERKIRDTAGRHGLDIAGFELVDVAHSDEAAAKAVELIHAGRGELLMKGSLHTDELMRAVTAKAGGLRTDRRISHVFVMDVPAYAETIFVTDAAINIFPDLDAKRDIIQNAINLYVEAGFGKSPRVAILSAVETVTSKIPSTIEAAALCKMADRGQITGGILDGPLAFDNAIDVEAARIKGIKSEVAGRAQILVVPDLEAGNMLAKNLAYFAKADGAGIVLGARVPVVLTSRADSARARMASCAVAALYAHARRRRAPTIAA, encoded by the coding sequence ATGTCAGCCGACACGTCGCAGGCACAGTCCCCGAGCAAGTACGACCGTCTGATCGCGGCTGCGCAGGCCGTGCCGCCGGCCCCAACCATCGTCGTGCATCCCTGCGATGAAAGCTCATTGCGCGGCGCTGTCGATAGTGCACAGGCCGGCATTATCCGACCGCTTCTGGTCGGACCTGAAAGGAAGATCCGGGATACGGCCGGCAGGCATGGTCTCGACATCGCGGGCTTCGAGCTTGTTGACGTAGCACATAGCGATGAAGCCGCTGCAAAGGCGGTAGAGCTGATCCACGCCGGCCGAGGTGAGCTGTTGATGAAAGGCAGCTTGCACACCGACGAATTGATGCGCGCCGTCACCGCGAAGGCCGGGGGCTTGCGTACCGATCGGCGTATCAGCCATGTCTTCGTGATGGACGTGCCGGCCTATGCTGAGACCATCTTCGTGACGGACGCGGCCATCAACATCTTCCCTGATCTGGACGCCAAACGCGACATCATCCAGAACGCAATCAATCTGTACGTGGAAGCTGGATTCGGCAAGTCGCCGCGCGTGGCAATCCTGTCAGCAGTTGAAACCGTGACCTCGAAGATTCCGTCTACGATCGAGGCGGCAGCACTCTGCAAAATGGCGGATCGCGGGCAGATCACCGGAGGGATCCTCGACGGACCGCTGGCTTTCGACAACGCCATCGACGTGGAGGCAGCGCGGATCAAGGGGATCAAGTCCGAGGTCGCCGGTCGCGCGCAGATCCTCGTCGTTCCCGACCTAGAGGCCGGCAACATGCTTGCAAAGAATCTCGCCTATTTCGCCAAGGCGGACGGCGCGGGCATCGTGCTCGGAGCCCGGGTCCCGGTCGTCCTGACCTCACGCGCGGATTCGGCGCGCGCGCGGATGGCCTCGTGCGCGGTCGCCGCGCTGTATGCCCATGCCCGGCGCCGGCGTGCTCCAACGATTGCCGCGTGA
- a CDS encoding CoA transferase subunit A, with protein MKAISLEEAVAMIPVGASVMVGGFMGVGTPERLLDEVVRQKKGGLSLICNDAAIPGKGVGKLFDAALVARLTATHIGLNAKAQQQMLANQIAVDLVPQGTFVERIRAGGCGLGGVLTPTGVGTLVAQGKREIEVDGKPFLLETALRAQFALVHAFLADYLGNLAYALTSRNFNPVMAMAADTVIVTAENIVPVGVIAPDHVVTPAPLVDYLITNG; from the coding sequence ATGAAGGCCATTTCCCTCGAAGAAGCCGTCGCAATGATCCCAGTCGGCGCGAGTGTCATGGTCGGCGGTTTCATGGGTGTCGGAACACCGGAGCGTCTGCTCGACGAGGTGGTGCGGCAGAAGAAGGGCGGCCTGTCGCTGATCTGCAATGATGCAGCGATCCCCGGCAAGGGCGTCGGCAAGCTGTTCGATGCTGCGCTGGTCGCGCGATTGACCGCAACGCATATCGGTCTCAATGCGAAGGCACAGCAGCAGATGCTGGCAAACCAGATCGCCGTCGATCTGGTACCCCAGGGAACCTTCGTCGAGCGCATTCGTGCGGGTGGATGCGGGCTGGGTGGAGTTTTGACGCCAACCGGCGTCGGCACGCTGGTTGCTCAGGGAAAGCGGGAGATCGAAGTCGACGGAAAGCCTTTTCTGCTTGAGACAGCCTTGCGGGCGCAGTTTGCGCTAGTGCACGCCTTCCTTGCCGACTACCTCGGCAACTTGGCGTACGCCCTGACCTCGCGCAACTTCAATCCAGTCATGGCAATGGCCGCCGACACCGTGATCGTCACGGCGGAGAACATCGTGCCAGTCGGGGTGATCGCGCCCGACCACGTCGTGACCCCGGCGCCGCTCGTCGACTACCTCATTACAAACGGGTGA
- a CDS encoding acetate/propionate family kinase, producing MDTILVVNAGSSSVKFQVYSIEGEGILRRQLKGQMDGIGSRPRLRASGSTGDPLADRAYPIEGVPDVPAAMDIAGAWLRDEQRIRPIAVGHRVVHGGPDYDRPIQIDHGVVTRLERFIALAPLHQPHNLAPIRSILGNFPELLQVACFDTAFHRTHSAVADHYAIPHQLYAEGVRRYGFHGLSYEYIAKTLPKVAPKIANGRVIVAHLGSGASMCALSAGRSVESTMGFTALDGLPMGTRPGQIDPGVVLYLISEKGMSASTIQNFLYRDCGLKGLSGVSNDMRELEGSEDPRARLAIEYFGYRIGLNAGMLAAALQGLDAFVFTAGIGENSAKIRAHVAGQLAWLGVTLNQAENTRHSQLISGPDSRIPVYVVPTDEELMIAQHTLSLLMKTTSTNQRQERAS from the coding sequence ATGGACACCATCCTTGTGGTCAATGCCGGCTCCTCCAGCGTCAAGTTCCAGGTCTATTCGATCGAGGGCGAAGGAATACTGCGGCGACAGCTGAAAGGGCAGATGGATGGGATCGGCAGCCGCCCGCGTTTGCGCGCGAGTGGCTCCACCGGCGATCCGCTTGCGGATCGCGCCTATCCGATCGAGGGGGTGCCGGATGTTCCGGCCGCGATGGACATTGCCGGTGCCTGGTTGCGGGACGAGCAACGCATTCGCCCGATCGCTGTCGGTCATCGCGTCGTTCACGGTGGCCCGGACTACGACCGCCCAATTCAAATCGATCATGGTGTCGTGACCCGGCTGGAGCGGTTCATCGCGCTCGCACCGCTGCATCAACCGCATAATTTGGCGCCAATCCGTTCGATTCTCGGCAATTTTCCAGAGCTTCTGCAGGTCGCCTGTTTCGATACCGCATTTCACCGAACGCATAGCGCGGTCGCCGATCATTATGCGATCCCGCATCAGCTTTATGCCGAGGGCGTGCGCCGCTACGGCTTTCACGGTCTCTCCTACGAATACATTGCGAAGACCTTGCCAAAGGTCGCGCCGAAAATCGCGAATGGGCGCGTGATCGTCGCTCACCTTGGAAGCGGCGCCTCGATGTGCGCTCTCAGCGCGGGACGAAGCGTCGAAAGCACCATGGGCTTCACCGCTCTCGACGGACTTCCGATGGGAACCCGCCCTGGCCAGATCGACCCCGGGGTGGTGCTCTACCTCATTTCGGAGAAGGGGATGTCAGCGTCCACCATCCAGAACTTCCTTTACCGCGATTGCGGCTTGAAGGGGTTATCCGGGGTCAGCAACGATATGCGGGAGCTGGAGGGCAGTGAGGATCCGAGAGCCAGACTGGCGATCGAATATTTCGGCTATCGCATAGGCCTCAATGCGGGGATGCTTGCCGCAGCGCTGCAGGGGCTGGACGCGTTTGTGTTTACGGCTGGTATCGGCGAAAACTCCGCAAAAATTCGCGCGCATGTCGCTGGCCAGCTCGCGTGGCTGGGCGTCACGCTCAATCAAGCCGAGAATACGCGCCACTCACAGCTGATCTCGGGTCCCGACAGTCGCATCCCAGTCTATGTGGTGCCCACCGACGAGGAGCTGATGATCGCGCAGCACACACTGTCGCTGCTGATGAAGACAACATCGACCAATCAACGACAGGAGAGGGCGTCATGA